A single Zootoca vivipara chromosome 1, rZooViv1.1, whole genome shotgun sequence DNA region contains:
- the MAIP1 gene encoding m-AAA protease-interacting protein 1, mitochondrial produces MTGGLRRGAMALPVGASRSRCPWALRVPAAHPRRYFLLPAADQAKPGRAGFPRPPYPRRAVVVAPAPRLPVPPSRPCSGGPEPGGRRKDGVVVFGVPNPLMWLRTRLYFFLVRAYFDQEFSVHEFTEGAKQAFALVSRLISQCKYDLLEELVSKEMLQVLKEKLSSLSESHRSALAADVDEIMYTTAGDVGIYYDESGRKFVSILMRFWYLTSADLPDETPDGTKIFQVVFGDKTSQETKRLLTANYEFRREFTQGVKPDWTITRIEHPKLLE; encoded by the exons ATGACGGGAGGGCTGAGGCGGGGAGCGATGGCGCTGCCCGTGGGCGCCTCCCGCAGCCGCTGCCCGTGGGCCTTGCGGGTCCCCGCTGCCCACCCGCGCCGGTACTTCCTGCTCCCGGCGGCGGATCAGGCCAAGCCCGGCCGGGCCGGGTTCCCGCGGCCTCCGTATCCCCGCCGGGCCGTCGTCGTAGCGCCGGCGCCCCGCTTGCCTGTGCCCCCCTCGCGCCCCTGCAGCGGCGGCCCCGAGCCAGGCGGGCGGCGGAAGGACGGCGTGGTGGTGTTCGGGGTGCCCAACCCGCTCATGTGGCTCCGCACCCGCCTCTACTTCTTCCTCGTCCGCGCCTACTTCGACCAGGAGTTCAGCGTCCACGAGTTCACTGAAGGGGCCAAGCAG GCTTTTGCTCTTGTTTCAAGGCTAATTTCTCAGTGTAAATATGATCTACTGGAGGAGCTTGTATCAAAAGAG ATGCTGCAGGTGCTGAAGGAGAAGCTTTCTTCACTCTCCGAAAGCCACAGAAGTGCTCTAGCTGCTGACGTGGATGAAATAATGTACACAACAGCAGGAGATGTTGGCATTTACTATGACGAAAGTG GAAGAAAGTTTGTTAGCATCCTGATGCGTTTCTGGTATCTGACGAGTGCTGACCTCCCTGATGAGACTCCAGATGGAACCAAAATATTCCAGGTCGTGTTTGGAGATAAAACTTCACAAGAAACAAAGCGTCTTTTAACAGCAAATTATGA atttcgaAGAGAATTTACACAAGGTGTGAAACCAGACTGGACAATTACAAGGATTGAACATCCAAAGCTATTAGAATGA